A region of Streptomyces halobius DNA encodes the following proteins:
- a CDS encoding glycosyl hydrolase, translated as MRKLLRLILVPLAGLAVIAPQATAAPPPPDDVYRPVRGPSAPAEYRYLQKTVPGEALPRHAYADAADQARQLPASGGQWEPLGPTNIGGRIVSLALDPERADTVYAAAASGGIWRSDDAGETFESAWPDDLTQAMGAVATSPDGTLFAGTGEPNPGGGSITYEGTGLYRSTDGGKSWQPSGLRDSGAISAITVDPDNPRRIYAAAAGSLYNGGGDRGVYRSDDGGRTWDRILKGAGEFTGATEIFVQDEELYAVLWDHRRTPELRTYGGVGSGVFRSGDDGRTWERLGGGLPEQGPDVGRIGLAVAGERVYAIVNKTSGPFEGFYASTDGGDSWTRTPADEELTDSQSTFGWWFGKIWADPKDPTHLHAAGVPLMTSKDAGATWTYDSTSIHVDQHAMVWDPRKPGRVYLGNDGGVYRSDAHGDGGWVKARHEPYTQLFSAAISPQDPARISGGSQDNGSLRSWGGERFNEYLGGDGEENLINPEDKENVFACYQYGNCFRSTNGGKSMAYFADKTTFKRRNWFTPMEFDPNDPQVLYYGSEVVNRSTDGGKTWQAISGDLSGGPGPDPIYTNYGTITSIAPAGDGRTIYAGTDDGRVWVTKALGEHWTKLAEGRPWVTRVVVDPDNPDRVFTTHSAYRSGSPLAHVYGSTDGGRNWRDLTGNLPKAPVNDLVIGADSALHIGTDQGVFTSPEGKAEWLRLGEGMPLVPVDDLEYDNGRGRLVAATFGRGFYELSTRISTR; from the coding sequence GTGCGCAAGCTGCTTCGTCTCATTCTCGTGCCCTTAGCGGGCCTTGCCGTCATCGCGCCGCAGGCCACCGCGGCGCCGCCACCCCCCGACGATGTGTACCGGCCCGTGCGCGGGCCCTCAGCGCCGGCCGAGTACCGGTATCTGCAGAAGACGGTCCCGGGTGAGGCGCTGCCACGGCACGCGTATGCCGATGCCGCGGACCAGGCCAGACAGCTGCCCGCCAGCGGCGGGCAGTGGGAGCCGCTCGGGCCGACCAATATCGGTGGGCGGATCGTGTCGCTCGCCCTTGACCCCGAGCGGGCCGACACGGTGTACGCCGCCGCGGCCAGCGGCGGGATCTGGCGCAGTGACGACGCCGGGGAGACGTTCGAGTCGGCCTGGCCCGACGATCTGACGCAGGCCATGGGCGCCGTCGCCACCAGCCCCGATGGCACCCTGTTCGCGGGCACCGGAGAGCCCAACCCCGGTGGTGGCAGTATCACTTACGAGGGTACGGGGCTCTACCGCAGCACCGACGGCGGCAAGAGTTGGCAGCCGAGCGGGCTGCGGGACTCGGGGGCGATCAGCGCGATCACCGTGGACCCGGACAACCCGCGCCGTATCTATGCGGCCGCGGCCGGATCGCTCTACAACGGCGGCGGCGACCGCGGTGTCTACCGCTCGGACGACGGCGGCAGGACCTGGGACCGGATCCTGAAGGGTGCGGGCGAGTTCACCGGTGCCACCGAAATCTTCGTCCAGGACGAGGAGTTGTACGCGGTCCTGTGGGACCACCGCCGCACCCCCGAGCTGCGCACCTACGGCGGCGTCGGCTCCGGTGTGTTCCGCAGCGGCGACGACGGCAGGACGTGGGAGCGGCTCGGCGGCGGGCTGCCCGAACAGGGCCCGGACGTGGGCCGGATCGGTCTGGCGGTCGCGGGCGAGCGGGTGTACGCCATCGTCAACAAGACCAGCGGCCCCTTCGAGGGCTTCTACGCCTCCACGGACGGCGGCGACTCCTGGACCCGTACCCCGGCCGACGAGGAGCTCACCGATTCGCAGTCGACCTTCGGCTGGTGGTTCGGCAAGATATGGGCCGACCCGAAGGACCCCACCCATCTGCACGCGGCCGGTGTGCCGTTGATGACGTCGAAGGACGCGGGCGCCACCTGGACATACGACTCCACCTCGATCCATGTGGACCAGCACGCCATGGTCTGGGACCCGCGCAAGCCGGGGCGGGTGTATCTCGGCAATGACGGCGGGGTCTACCGCTCGGACGCCCATGGTGACGGCGGCTGGGTCAAGGCGCGCCACGAGCCGTACACCCAGCTCTTCAGCGCGGCGATCAGCCCGCAGGATCCGGCGCGGATCTCCGGGGGCTCGCAGGACAACGGTTCGCTGCGGTCCTGGGGCGGCGAGCGCTTCAACGAGTATCTGGGCGGGGACGGCGAGGAGAACCTCATCAACCCTGAGGACAAGGAGAACGTGTTCGCCTGCTACCAGTATGGCAACTGTTTCCGCTCCACCAATGGTGGCAAATCCATGGCGTACTTCGCCGACAAGACGACGTTCAAGCGCCGCAATTGGTTCACGCCGATGGAGTTCGATCCGAACGATCCCCAGGTGCTCTACTACGGCTCCGAAGTGGTCAACCGCTCCACGGACGGCGGCAAGACGTGGCAGGCTATCAGTGGTGATCTCTCCGGCGGTCCGGGCCCCGACCCGATCTACACCAACTACGGGACGATCACCTCGATCGCCCCGGCGGGCGACGGCCGCACGATTTACGCGGGCACGGACGACGGTCGGGTCTGGGTCACCAAGGCTCTGGGCGAGCACTGGACAAAGCTGGCCGAGGGCCGCCCGTGGGTGACCCGGGTCGTGGTCGACCCGGACAACCCCGACCGGGTGTTCACCACGCACTCCGCTTATCGCTCCGGATCGCCGCTGGCCCATGTGTACGGCAGCACGGACGGCGGGAGGAACTGGCGGGACCTGACCGGGAATCTGCCGAAGGCGCCGGTCAACGACCTGGTGATCGGGGCGGATTCGGCGCTGCACATCGGCACGGATCAGGGGGTGTTCACCTCGCCCGAGGGCAAGGCCGAGTGGCTGCGGCTCGGTGAGGGGATGCCATTGGTGCCGGTGGACGACCTGGAGTACGACAACGGTCGCGGGCGCCTGGTCGCCGCCACGTTCGGGCGGGGATTCTACGAGCTGAGCACGCGAATAAGCACGCGCTGA
- a CDS encoding recombinase family protein, translating to MQIEPARLLQEPTDPDRPVLAEMVADLEPGDEVTVFNREVVGDDAAAAIEEKGATLHSVTEPHQPTRTFGYVRTANGSADLTVCRHHGGSRHDPDLLGRGRLRNHRRH from the coding sequence ATGCAGATCGAACCCGCAAGGCTGCTTCAGGAACCGACGGATCCCGACCGTCCGGTCCTGGCCGAGATGGTCGCGGACCTGGAGCCGGGCGACGAGGTGACCGTCTTCAACCGCGAGGTCGTGGGCGACGACGCTGCCGCGGCGATCGAGGAGAAGGGCGCGACGCTGCACAGCGTCACGGAGCCGCATCAGCCGACGAGGACCTTTGGCTACGTGCGGACGGCGAACGGATCCGCGGATTTGACAGTGTGCCGCCATCACGGAGGCAGTCGGCACGATCCGGATCTTCTCGGACGAGGGCGTCTCAGGAACCACCGCAGGCACTGA
- a CDS encoding recombinase family protein: protein MFSDEGVSGTTAGTDRPGQRELVAKLQAGDEVDVWQYDRLGRTLEAMRAVVELIIAKGATLRSLTESPAEGLFSMKFMMAVAEYEHAWKLEK from the coding sequence ATCTTCTCGGACGAGGGCGTCTCAGGAACCACCGCAGGCACTGACCGCCCCGGGCAGCGCGAGCTGGTGGCGAAGCTGCAGGCCGGCGACGAAGTCGACGTCTGGCAGTACGACAGGCTCGGACGGACCCTCGAGGCGATGCGGGCCGTCGTTGAGCTGATCATCGCGAAGGGTGCGACGCTGCGCAGTCTCACGGAGTCCCCCGCCGAGGGGCTGTTTTCGATGAAGTTCATGATGGCCGTTGCCGAATACGAGCACGCCTGGAAGCTGGAGAAGTAG
- a CDS encoding IS110 family RNA-guided transposase → MLLIGDDWAEDHHDVELQDEAGRKLATANLPEGVAGIARLHELIARHGGELDPGEVVVGIETDRGSWVQALVASGYQVYAINPRQVARFKERYASSGAKSDKGDAHALADMVRIDRDQLRPVAGDSGQAQAVKVVARAHQTLIWERTRTFQRLRSTLREYFPAALTAYADLTLTSSDAMELLIKAPTSATAAKLTRTQVTAVLARHRRRNRDAKAATIQAALRERQLALPGQVTAAYAAAVTAHARLIIALNEQITGMEEQVKAHFLAHPDAEIYLSMPGIGEITGARVLAEFGDDPTRYASAKARKNYAGTSPVTRASGKSRTVQARYVRNNRLADALQRQAFCALRASPGARRYYDKQRARDIDYNPALRQVGNRLVGILHGCLKTRTRYDEATAWSHHAQPHAA, encoded by the coding sequence TTGCTGCTGATCGGTGACGACTGGGCCGAAGACCACCACGACGTCGAGCTCCAGGACGAGGCCGGCCGCAAGCTGGCCACCGCGAACCTGCCCGAAGGAGTCGCCGGCATCGCCAGGCTCCACGAACTCATCGCCCGTCACGGCGGTGAGCTGGATCCTGGGGAGGTGGTCGTCGGGATCGAGACCGACCGGGGCTCGTGGGTCCAGGCCCTGGTTGCCTCCGGCTACCAGGTCTACGCGATCAATCCCCGGCAGGTGGCCCGGTTCAAGGAGCGGTACGCCTCCTCGGGGGCCAAGAGCGACAAGGGTGACGCGCACGCGCTCGCCGACATGGTCCGCATCGACCGCGACCAGCTGCGGCCGGTGGCCGGAGACAGCGGCCAGGCCCAGGCCGTCAAGGTCGTCGCCCGCGCCCACCAGACCCTGATCTGGGAACGAACCCGCACCTTCCAGCGGCTACGCAGCACGCTGCGCGAGTACTTTCCCGCCGCCCTGACCGCCTACGCCGACCTGACTCTGACCAGCTCCGACGCCATGGAACTGCTGATCAAGGCGCCCACGTCGGCCACGGCGGCGAAGCTGACCCGCACTCAGGTCACGGCCGTCCTGGCCCGGCATCGCCGACGCAACCGCGACGCGAAGGCGGCCACCATCCAGGCCGCGCTCCGCGAGCGACAGCTCGCCCTGCCCGGGCAGGTCACCGCAGCCTACGCGGCAGCCGTGACCGCTCACGCGCGGCTGATCATCGCGCTGAACGAGCAGATCACCGGGATGGAAGAGCAGGTGAAGGCGCATTTTCTCGCGCACCCGGACGCTGAGATCTACCTCTCGATGCCCGGCATCGGGGAGATCACCGGGGCCCGGGTGCTCGCCGAGTTCGGAGATGATCCCACCCGTTACGCCTCCGCGAAGGCACGCAAGAACTATGCCGGGACCAGCCCCGTCACCCGGGCCTCTGGCAAGAGCCGCACCGTCCAGGCCCGATACGTCCGCAACAACCGTCTCGCCGATGCCCTCCAGCGCCAGGCGTTCTGCGCCCTGCGGGCGTCCCCCGGCGCCCGCCGCTACTACGACAAACAACGCGCCCGTGACATCGACTACAACCCGGCCCTGCGACAGGTCGGCAACCGCCTCGTCGGCATCCTCCACGGCTGCCTCAAAACACGAACCCGCTACGACGAAGCGACCGCATGGTCGCACCACGCCCAACCCCATGCCGCTTGA
- a CDS encoding GDSL-type esterase/lipase family protein — translation MHTTEHHWITTPITADILRGALDLEHTEHGVLPHRLPARARAQCVDGQLAMAESQPSGVRLVFRTRATAVELDTLPTKRVYVGVPPRPEGVYDLLVDGRPAGRAGVTGGNTLTIDLTTGTAEHQAGPVGTLRFTDLPDSVKNVEIWLPHNETTELVALRTDAPIEPAPDGDRKVWLHHGSSISHGSDAASPTATWPALAATLGGVALINLGLGGSALLDPFTARAMRDTPADLISLKVGINLVNADLMRLRAFTPAVHGFLDTIREGHPAAPLLVVSPILCPIHEDTPGPGAFDLGALSTGKLRFRATGDPAERAAGKLTLNVIQEELARIVEQRADEDPNLHYLDGRELYGQADSAELPLPDQLHPDAATHRRIGERFAELAFTADGPFTDRSA, via the coding sequence ATGCACACCACCGAGCACCACTGGATCACCACACCCATCACCGCGGACATCCTGCGCGGCGCCCTCGACCTGGAGCACACCGAGCACGGCGTGCTCCCGCACCGGCTGCCCGCTCGGGCCCGCGCCCAGTGCGTCGACGGACAACTCGCCATGGCGGAATCCCAACCCTCCGGCGTGCGGCTGGTCTTCCGGACCCGGGCGACCGCCGTCGAGCTGGACACGCTGCCCACCAAGCGGGTCTACGTGGGCGTCCCGCCCCGCCCCGAAGGCGTGTACGACCTGCTCGTCGACGGCCGTCCGGCCGGCCGGGCCGGCGTGACCGGCGGCAACACCCTCACCATCGACTTGACCACCGGGACCGCCGAGCACCAGGCCGGCCCGGTCGGCACCCTCCGCTTCACCGACCTGCCCGACAGCGTCAAGAACGTCGAGATCTGGCTGCCGCACAACGAGACCACCGAGCTCGTCGCGCTGCGCACCGATGCCCCCATCGAGCCCGCACCGGACGGGGACCGCAAAGTGTGGCTGCACCATGGCAGTTCGATCAGCCACGGCTCCGACGCCGCGAGCCCCACCGCCACCTGGCCCGCACTCGCCGCCACCCTCGGCGGCGTGGCACTGATCAACCTGGGTCTGGGCGGCAGCGCCCTGCTGGACCCGTTCACCGCCCGCGCGATGCGGGACACCCCCGCCGACCTGATCAGCCTCAAGGTCGGCATCAACCTGGTCAACGCCGACCTGATGCGCCTGCGCGCCTTCACGCCCGCCGTCCACGGCTTCCTGGACACCATCCGCGAAGGCCACCCCGCCGCACCGCTGCTGGTCGTCTCGCCCATCCTGTGCCCCATCCACGAAGACACTCCCGGCCCCGGGGCTTTTGACCTCGGCGCGCTCAGTACCGGAAAGCTGCGGTTCCGGGCCACCGGCGACCCTGCCGAACGCGCCGCCGGGAAACTGACGCTCAACGTCATCCAGGAGGAGCTGGCCCGGATCGTCGAGCAGCGGGCGGACGAGGACCCGAACCTGCACTACCTCGACGGCCGCGAGCTCTACGGGCAGGCGGACTCCGCCGAGCTGCCGCTGCCCGACCAGCTCCATCCGGACGCCGCCACCCACCGCCGCATCGGCGAACGCTTCGCCGAACTGGCCTTCACCGCCGATGGCCCGTTCACAGACCGCAGTGCCTGA
- a CDS encoding TetR/AcrR family transcriptional regulator, which yields MARAGLTAERLTRTGAELADEVGFDQVTVSALARRFDVKVASLYSHLRNSQDLKTRIALLALEELADRAADALAGRAGKDALTAFANVYRDYAREHPGRYAAAQLRLDPETAAVSAGGRHAQMTRAILRGYDLTEPDQTHAVRLLGSVFHGYVSLEMGGGFSHSAPDSQETWSRVLGALDALLRNWPAP from the coding sequence ATGGCACGTGCAGGGCTGACCGCGGAACGCCTGACCCGGACAGGGGCGGAGCTGGCCGACGAGGTCGGCTTCGACCAGGTGACCGTTTCCGCGCTCGCCAGACGGTTCGACGTCAAGGTCGCGAGCCTGTACTCGCACCTGAGGAATTCCCAGGACCTCAAGACCAGGATCGCCCTGCTCGCCCTGGAGGAGCTCGCCGACCGGGCCGCCGACGCCCTGGCCGGACGGGCCGGCAAGGACGCCCTGACCGCCTTCGCGAACGTCTACCGCGACTACGCCCGGGAGCATCCCGGCCGCTACGCCGCAGCACAGCTCCGGCTCGACCCGGAGACGGCGGCCGTCAGTGCCGGCGGCAGACACGCACAGATGACGCGGGCGATCCTGCGCGGCTACGACCTGACGGAGCCGGACCAGACGCACGCCGTGCGGCTGCTGGGCAGCGTCTTCCACGGCTACGTCAGCCTGGAGATGGGTGGCGGATTCAGCCACAGCGCCCCGGACTCGCAGGAGACGTGGTCACGGGTCCTGGGCGCCCTCGACGCCCTGCTGCGGAACTGGCCCGCGCCCTGA
- a CDS encoding adenosine deaminase family protein, protein MNIPHVRRPGSAPSRKRGPAARLSAAFLAGAAAAALVAMPSTPSSALSQNDPTASRPWPVREAGVERYFEQVRDNPARLRDFLRSMPKGGDLHTHLSGAVPTESLIAFAADDGLCIDRTTFKAVAAPCPSGARPAQEAISDHDFRQKVIRAWSMEDFKDTSGESGHDHFFAAFSKFKAVTGAHRGRLLAEVTKVAAANHQSYVEPLFTPQSPALVGLADSVEWNPDLPRMRAFLLADARMKRIIQAAKEETDSELAEHRAALGCGTANAQPACEVKVRFDFQVGRTYDPKYVFTELLAGFELAEHDPRYVGVNLVQAEDHPLGLRDYRLHMRMIRYLRSVYHAAHVTLHAGELTERLVPRQDLRFHIRDAVETAQAERIGHGVDVMYEDRPQQLLRTMARRHVVVEAPLTSNCQILEVCGPEHPLRRYLAVRVPVALSTDDQGVSRVDITHEYQRATRVHGLTYRQLRDSARTSLEHAFIQGRSLWRSPGDHRPTWACATSDPRTGHLTPICRSLLLASPKAALQWQYETDLAAFEAHYTARAE, encoded by the coding sequence GTGAACATTCCTCATGTCCGCCGACCAGGATCGGCTCCCTCACGCAAGCGCGGCCCCGCCGCGCGCCTGTCGGCAGCGTTCCTCGCCGGGGCCGCGGCCGCCGCGCTCGTGGCGATGCCCAGCACGCCGTCCTCAGCCCTCTCGCAGAACGACCCCACAGCCAGTCGCCCGTGGCCGGTTCGGGAGGCCGGTGTCGAGCGGTACTTCGAACAAGTGCGGGACAACCCGGCGCGGTTGCGGGATTTCCTGCGGTCGATGCCCAAGGGCGGGGATCTGCACACACACCTGTCGGGCGCGGTGCCGACCGAGTCGCTCATCGCCTTCGCCGCGGACGACGGACTGTGCATCGACCGCACCACGTTCAAGGCGGTGGCGGCGCCCTGCCCGTCCGGTGCACGCCCGGCCCAGGAAGCCATCAGCGACCACGACTTCCGTCAGAAGGTGATCCGCGCCTGGTCCATGGAGGACTTCAAGGACACCAGCGGCGAGTCGGGACACGACCACTTCTTCGCCGCCTTCAGCAAGTTCAAGGCCGTGACCGGCGCACATCGGGGCCGCCTGCTGGCAGAGGTGACCAAGGTCGCCGCCGCGAACCACCAGAGTTACGTCGAGCCGCTGTTCACCCCGCAGAGCCCGGCCCTGGTCGGGCTCGCCGACAGCGTCGAATGGAATCCCGACCTCCCCCGCATGCGCGCCTTCCTGCTCGCCGACGCGCGGATGAAGCGGATCATCCAGGCCGCCAAGGAGGAAACCGACTCCGAACTCGCCGAACACCGCGCTGCGCTGGGCTGCGGGACGGCGAATGCACAGCCCGCCTGTGAAGTGAAGGTGCGCTTCGACTTCCAGGTCGGACGGACCTACGACCCGAAGTACGTCTTCACCGAGCTGCTCGCCGGCTTCGAACTCGCCGAACACGATCCCCGCTATGTGGGCGTCAACCTGGTGCAGGCCGAGGACCATCCGCTCGGCCTGCGCGATTACCGCCTGCACATGCGCATGATCCGCTACCTCCGCAGCGTCTACCACGCGGCGCACGTCACCCTGCACGCCGGCGAACTCACCGAACGCCTCGTGCCGCGCCAGGACTTGCGCTTCCACATCCGCGACGCCGTCGAGACCGCGCAAGCGGAACGTATCGGGCACGGCGTGGACGTCATGTACGAAGACCGGCCACAACAGCTGCTGCGCACCATGGCCCGCCGACACGTAGTGGTAGAAGCGCCGCTGACCAGCAACTGCCAGATCCTCGAAGTCTGCGGCCCCGAACACCCGCTGCGCCGCTATCTGGCCGTCCGGGTTCCGGTCGCCCTGTCCACCGACGACCAGGGTGTCTCCCGTGTCGACATCACCCACGAATACCAGCGGGCCACCAGAGTTCACGGTCTGACCTACCGGCAGTTGCGCGACAGCGCCCGCACCTCGCTGGAACATGCCTTCATCCAAGGCCGCAGCCTGTGGCGCTCCCCCGGCGACCACCGACCCACCTGGGCCTGCGCCACCAGCGACCCGCGTACCGGACACCTCACCCCCATCTGCCGGTCTCTGCTCCTCGCCAGCCCCAAGGCCGCGCTGCAGTGGCAGTACGAGACCGATCTCGCCGCCTTTGAAGCGCACTACACGGCGCGAGCTGAGTAA
- a CDS encoding transposase, whose amino-acid sequence MISARHATHINHVISNASIQYKGERAGVPFVRADPAYTSQMPIPAPVVVWGR is encoded by the coding sequence ATGATCTCTGCACGGCACGCCACTCACATCAACCACGTCATCTCGAACGCCTCCATCCAGTACAAGGGTGAGCGAGCCGGGGTTCCGTTCGTCCGGGCCGATCCCGCCTACACGAGCCAGATGCCCATCCCGGCCCCCGTGGTCGTGTGGGGTCGATGA
- a CDS encoding MMPL family transporter, with translation MLLNLLSLTATFGAMVYVFQEGHLRWLVGDFTVTGMVNITMPVLMFCVAFGLSMDYEVFLLSRIKEAYAETGDNTRAVAAGLERTGRLVTAAAALVAVVMIALATSGITLLKLLGVGLALAVLMDATLVRGILVSAVMRLAGRANWWAPASLHRLHARLEPPPGDRLRAATNSTPGTSRSR, from the coding sequence GTGCTGCTCAACCTGCTGAGCCTGACCGCGACCTTCGGCGCCATGGTGTACGTCTTCCAGGAAGGCCACCTGCGCTGGCTCGTCGGCGACTTCACCGTGACCGGCATGGTGAACATCACCATGCCGGTGCTGATGTTCTGCGTCGCCTTCGGCCTCTCCATGGACTACGAGGTGTTCCTGCTCTCCCGGATCAAGGAGGCGTACGCCGAGACCGGCGACAACACCCGCGCCGTCGCCGCCGGGCTGGAACGCACCGGACGCCTGGTCACCGCGGCTGCCGCGCTCGTCGCCGTCGTCATGATCGCCCTGGCCACATCCGGGATCACCTTGCTGAAGCTGCTGGGCGTGGGGCTCGCGCTCGCCGTCCTCATGGACGCCACGCTGGTGCGCGGCATCCTCGTGTCGGCCGTGATGCGGCTCGCGGGGCGGGCCAACTGGTGGGCGCCCGCCTCGCTGCATCGTCTGCACGCTCGACTGGAGCCGCCACCAGGAGACAGGCTTCGCGCGGCGACGAACTCCACGCCTGGCACAAGCCGTTCGCGGTGA
- a CDS encoding MMPL family transporter translates to MPDAVAETPTDRPTSDPPPGQRAGRSRLAAFARSLVRRRIPVLLATLVVAAVAVPFAVGVAGRLSSGGFTDPAAQSAEADEFLAERFGAGVSNLVLLARAPGSVDDPAAAAAGRDLTLRVARMPGVLSAGAYWTTPDATPLRARNGRSALVLVRLGGGEDEVRTTAKRLVPRFTGRQGVLRVSAAGRAQVAVEIQRHSEKDLLKAEAFATPFVLLILLLVFGSAVAAALPLLVGLLAVLGTFLVLRVLSTVTSVSVFATNITTALGLGLAVDYSLFIITRYREELARGRGTTEAIAESVRTAGRTVLFSALTVALSLTALLVFPLYFLRSLACAGMAVVALAALAALVVLPAALALLGPRSDALDMRPPLRRLFPRTAQRDRNRDGGEESGFWHRLATRAMRRPVLYAVGVVGVLVVFGLPFGRASFGLADDRVLPADAAAHRTAQQLREQFASRESGALSVVLPAVDATGSAQRIDAYAAHLSGPPDVARVDTATGSYERGRRSAPAGPASARFTAPGATWLSVVPSVEPYSAAGTKLVQRLRTADRAPGAVLVGGEPAQLVDTRDALASRTREAALIIGGTPCCCSSC, encoded by the coding sequence ATGCCCGACGCCGTCGCCGAAACCCCGACCGACCGTCCGACCAGCGATCCTCCACCCGGGCAGCGGGCCGGCCGCTCCCGGCTGGCCGCCTTCGCCCGGAGCCTGGTCCGCCGTCGCATCCCGGTGCTGCTGGCCACGCTTGTCGTGGCGGCGGTCGCGGTCCCCTTCGCCGTAGGCGTCGCCGGCCGGCTGTCCAGCGGTGGCTTCACCGACCCGGCAGCCCAGTCCGCCGAGGCAGATGAGTTCCTCGCCGAACGCTTCGGCGCCGGTGTCTCCAACCTGGTGCTGCTCGCCCGCGCCCCCGGATCGGTCGACGACCCGGCAGCGGCGGCCGCAGGGCGGGACCTCACCCTGCGGGTCGCCCGGATGCCCGGAGTGCTGTCGGCCGGGGCGTACTGGACGACGCCGGACGCCACGCCGCTGAGGGCCCGGAACGGGCGCTCGGCGCTGGTACTCGTCCGGCTGGGCGGCGGCGAGGACGAGGTACGGACAACCGCCAAGCGCCTGGTACCTCGGTTCACGGGCCGTCAGGGTGTGCTGCGGGTCTCGGCCGCCGGGCGCGCGCAGGTGGCGGTGGAGATCCAGCGGCACAGCGAGAAGGACCTCCTCAAGGCCGAGGCGTTCGCCACCCCTTTCGTACTGCTCATCCTGTTGCTCGTGTTCGGCAGCGCGGTGGCGGCGGCCCTGCCCCTGCTCGTCGGACTGCTGGCCGTCCTCGGCACCTTCCTGGTGCTGCGGGTGCTGTCCACCGTGACCTCGGTGTCGGTCTTCGCCACCAACATCACCACCGCGCTCGGGCTCGGACTGGCCGTCGACTACAGCCTGTTCATCATCACCCGCTACCGGGAGGAACTCGCCCGTGGCCGCGGCACCACCGAGGCGATCGCCGAGAGCGTCAGGACCGCCGGACGTACCGTGCTGTTCTCCGCGCTGACGGTCGCGCTGTCCCTCACGGCCCTGCTGGTCTTCCCGCTGTACTTCCTGCGTTCCCTGGCCTGCGCCGGTATGGCGGTGGTCGCGCTGGCGGCTCTGGCCGCCCTGGTGGTGCTGCCCGCCGCTCTCGCCCTGCTCGGGCCACGCAGTGACGCTCTCGATATGCGGCCGCCGCTGCGGCGGCTGTTCCCGCGGACGGCACAGCGGGACCGGAACCGGGACGGTGGGGAGGAGAGCGGGTTCTGGCACCGCCTCGCCACCCGGGCCATGCGGCGTCCCGTTCTGTACGCCGTAGGCGTCGTCGGCGTGCTCGTCGTGTTCGGGCTGCCCTTCGGCCGGGCGTCGTTCGGCCTGGCCGACGACCGGGTCCTGCCCGCCGACGCGGCCGCGCACCGCACGGCACAGCAGCTGCGGGAGCAGTTCGCGAGCCGCGAGTCCGGGGCCCTGTCCGTCGTACTGCCGGCCGTCGACGCCACGGGCTCCGCACAGCGGATCGACGCCTACGCGGCCCACCTGTCGGGACCGCCGGACGTCGCCCGCGTCGACACCGCCACCGGTTCCTACGAGCGGGGCCGGCGAAGCGCCCCCGCCGGTCCGGCCTCCGCACGGTTCACCGCCCCTGGTGCCACCTGGCTGTCGGTGGTGCCGTCCGTCGAGCCGTACTCCGCCGCCGGAACGAAGCTCGTACAGCGGCTGCGGACGGCCGACCGGGCCCCGGGGGCGGTGCTCGTCGGCGGCGAGCCCGCACAGCTCGTCGACACCCGCGACGCCCTCGCCTCCCGGACACGCGAAGCCGCGCTGATCATCGGCGGGACGCCCTGCTGCTGCTCCTCCTGCTGA
- a CDS encoding nuclear transport factor 2 family protein produces the protein MEIEQVIDEWKIVKLLNRWVQTRDTMDVDHHLGLWTPDGTMHVGFFSGGCRGFMQTVIDKGADTRHFMGVPLSEVRGNRARAVTYVLLICPDRTCARPS, from the coding sequence ATGGAAATCGAGCAGGTCATTGACGAATGGAAGATTGTCAAACTGCTCAATCGCTGGGTGCAGACTCGTGACACCATGGATGTGGATCATCATTTGGGACTGTGGACACCGGACGGAACCATGCACGTCGGCTTCTTCTCCGGTGGTTGCCGAGGGTTCATGCAGACCGTCATCGACAAGGGTGCGGACACCCGGCATTTCATGGGTGTTCCGTTGAGCGAGGTCAGAGGCAACCGTGCCCGAGCGGTCACCTATGTCCTGCTGATTTGCCCGGATCGAACATGCGCCAGGCCCTCTTGA